Proteins from one Mycobacterium sp. EPa45 genomic window:
- a CDS encoding NAD-dependent epimerase/dehydratase family protein encodes MSPKLVIGANGFLGSHVTRQLVADGHQVRVMVRPNASTISIDDLDVQRFIGDIWDNDVLREAMTGVDDVYYCVVDTRGWLSDPAPLFHTNVEGTRNVLDVARTAGLHRFIFTSSYVTVGRRRGRTVSEADIINDRGLTPYVRSRVQAEELVLRYAREHGLPAIAMCVSTTYGSGDWGRTPHGAIIAGAAFGKLPFVMGGIELEAVGVDDAARAMILAGERGRVGERYLISEKMISNAEVARIAALEANMPPPAKTIPLPVAYALAALGTAKARLQKTDEKLSLGSLRLMRAEGPLDCTKAVQELGWQPRPVEESIREAARFWVGLREAKRQAKAGRPD; translated from the coding sequence GTGAGCCCCAAACTCGTGATCGGGGCCAACGGGTTTCTCGGTTCGCACGTCACCCGCCAGCTGGTCGCCGACGGGCATCAGGTTCGGGTCATGGTGCGCCCGAACGCCTCGACCATCTCCATCGACGACCTCGACGTGCAGCGCTTCATCGGCGACATCTGGGACAACGATGTGCTGCGCGAGGCGATGACCGGCGTCGACGACGTCTACTACTGCGTCGTCGACACCCGCGGCTGGCTGAGCGATCCCGCCCCGCTGTTCCACACCAACGTCGAGGGCACCCGCAACGTCCTCGATGTGGCCAGAACCGCTGGCCTGCACCGCTTCATCTTCACCAGCAGCTATGTCACCGTCGGGCGCCGCCGCGGCCGGACGGTCAGCGAAGCCGACATCATCAACGACCGCGGGCTCACCCCGTATGTCCGCTCCCGGGTACAGGCCGAGGAACTGGTGCTGCGCTACGCCCGCGAGCACGGCCTGCCCGCAATCGCGATGTGCGTGTCGACCACCTACGGCAGCGGCGACTGGGGCCGGACCCCGCACGGCGCCATCATCGCGGGAGCGGCGTTCGGCAAGCTGCCGTTCGTCATGGGCGGTATCGAATTGGAAGCCGTCGGGGTCGACGACGCCGCACGGGCGATGATCCTGGCCGGCGAGCGCGGCCGGGTCGGCGAGCGCTACCTGATCTCGGAAAAAATGATCAGCAACGCCGAAGTGGCCCGTATCGCCGCCCTGGAGGCCAACATGCCACCACCGGCGAAGACGATCCCGCTGCCGGTCGCGTACGCGCTGGCCGCGCTGGGCACCGCCAAGGCCCGGTTGCAGAAGACCGACGAGAAGTTGTCGCTGGGCTCGCTGCGGCTGATGCGCGCCGAGGGACCGCTGGATTGCACGAAGGCCGTTCAAGAACTGGGCTGGCAGCCGCGCCCGGTGGAAGAGTCCATCCGCGAGGCCGCACGTTTCTGGGTGGGACTACGGGAGGCCAAGCGGCAAGCGAAGGCCGGCCGACCGGATTGA
- a CDS encoding cupredoxin domain-containing protein, whose protein sequence is MTPRIFALSAAVVIAAVLLVAACSAGTKAAPSSPPATGSTISITDMKFTSPAAVTPGAKVTVTNSDGVEHTVTADSGNAFNVEVDEKGTATFTAPSQPGTYAYHCNYHPTMHGQLIVQ, encoded by the coding sequence ATGACGCCACGTATCTTCGCCCTGTCCGCCGCTGTCGTGATCGCTGCCGTCTTGCTGGTGGCGGCGTGCTCGGCGGGAACCAAAGCCGCACCGTCGTCCCCGCCTGCGACCGGTTCGACGATCAGCATCACCGACATGAAGTTCACCTCGCCGGCGGCGGTGACGCCCGGAGCCAAGGTCACCGTCACCAATTCCGACGGGGTCGAGCACACCGTCACCGCCGATTCAGGCAACGCGTTCAACGTCGAGGTCGACGAGAAGGGCACGGCCACCTTCACCGCGCCGAGTCAGCCGGGAACCTATGCCTACCACTGCAACTACCACCCGACGATGCACGGACAACTCATTGTTCAGTGA
- a CDS encoding class I SAM-dependent methyltransferase, whose amino-acid sequence MLATLYAKALDAQRERPILGDAWARDAVARLDYDWAKTTITDRKSPSVTTRSLHFDNWARQFLARHDRAVVVHLGAGLDSRVYRLHPGPGIEWYDVDHPSIMALREQLYPPRQHYHRVAASVTEPGWLDRIPADRPVLALGEGLTMYLTEADGTALLRRIVGHFPSGELQFDAFSRFGIRSQWINSVVRRSGSTLHWGIDGPGDIIAAAPGVRLLAWLSPFEADSFREVPREYRIMATVMGAVPALKMMAQYHRYAF is encoded by the coding sequence ATGCTGGCAACGCTGTATGCCAAAGCCCTTGACGCGCAGCGGGAAAGGCCGATCCTCGGGGATGCCTGGGCCAGGGACGCCGTCGCTCGCCTCGACTACGACTGGGCCAAGACGACCATCACCGACCGGAAGTCACCGTCGGTCACCACCCGTTCGCTGCACTTCGACAACTGGGCCCGTCAGTTCCTGGCTCGCCACGATCGCGCCGTCGTCGTGCATCTCGGCGCCGGTCTGGACAGCCGGGTGTACCGGCTCCACCCGGGTCCGGGGATCGAGTGGTACGACGTCGACCATCCCTCGATCATGGCGTTGCGCGAACAGCTCTACCCACCGCGGCAGCACTACCACCGCGTCGCTGCCTCCGTCACCGAACCCGGTTGGCTCGACCGGATTCCGGCTGACCGTCCGGTGCTCGCCCTGGGCGAGGGGCTGACGATGTACCTGACCGAGGCCGACGGCACCGCTCTGCTGCGCCGTATCGTCGGCCATTTCCCATCTGGCGAGCTGCAATTCGATGCTTTCAGCCGGTTCGGAATCCGCAGTCAGTGGATCAACAGCGTGGTCCGGCGCTCGGGCTCGACACTGCATTGGGGTATCGACGGTCCCGGCGACATCATCGCGGCGGCGCCCGGGGTTCGCCTGCTGGCCTGGCTGTCGCCGTTCGAGGCGGACAGCTTCCGCGAGGTGCCGCGCGAGTACCGGATCATGGCCACGGTCATGGGTGCGGTGCCTGCGCTGAAAATGATGGCGCAGTACCACCGGTACGCGTTCTAG
- a CDS encoding FAD-binding oxidoreductase — protein MATISGAVSHWYTELPQPRPALPGDRDADVCIVGAGYTGLWTAYYLKQADPSLRIVMLEARFAGFGASGRNGGWLSGLAPGHRGLLARKYGRAPVVAWQQTLNAAVDEVIAVASREDIDADIVKGGNLEVARNAAQARRLRAETDEDREWGTDGIETLTAAEVADRIRVDGAILGSFNPHCARIQPAKLARGLADVVERLGVTIYEQTPVTTISPGRAQTRRGVVRAPIVLRATEGFTARMRGLRRRWLPMNSAMIATAPMSDDIWAQIGWAGRETLGDLAHGFFYAQRTADNRVAIGGRAVPYRYASRIDHDGSVGADTIAYLTRVLNAALPQTRGVPIAHGWCGVLGVPRDWSAGVSLDPVTGLGEAGGYVGHGVTATNLAGRTLTDLVLKRSTPLTDLPWVGHRSATWEPEPLRWLGVRGMYTAYKLADRHEAGGRSSTSPIAVIADAIARRP, from the coding sequence ATGGCCACGATCAGCGGCGCTGTGTCGCACTGGTACACCGAGCTCCCCCAGCCGCGTCCCGCGCTGCCCGGTGACCGCGACGCCGACGTCTGCATCGTCGGCGCGGGCTACACCGGCTTGTGGACCGCTTACTACCTGAAGCAGGCCGACCCGTCGCTGCGGATCGTGATGCTGGAGGCACGGTTCGCCGGGTTCGGTGCGTCCGGACGCAACGGCGGCTGGCTGTCCGGGCTGGCTCCCGGCCACCGCGGGTTGCTGGCCAGGAAGTACGGCCGCGCGCCCGTGGTCGCCTGGCAGCAGACCCTCAACGCCGCCGTCGACGAGGTGATCGCGGTGGCCTCGCGCGAGGATATCGATGCCGACATCGTCAAGGGTGGCAACCTCGAGGTCGCCCGCAACGCGGCACAGGCCCGTCGACTGCGCGCCGAGACCGACGAAGACCGGGAGTGGGGCACCGACGGCATCGAGACGCTGACGGCCGCCGAGGTCGCTGACCGGATCCGGGTGGACGGCGCGATACTCGGTTCGTTCAACCCGCATTGCGCGCGGATCCAGCCGGCGAAGCTGGCCCGCGGCCTGGCCGATGTCGTGGAACGCCTTGGCGTCACCATCTACGAACAGACCCCCGTGACGACCATCAGTCCCGGCCGGGCCCAGACCCGGCGCGGTGTGGTGCGCGCGCCGATCGTTCTGCGCGCCACCGAGGGCTTCACCGCACGGATGCGCGGGCTGCGGCGACGTTGGCTGCCGATGAACAGTGCGATGATCGCCACCGCGCCGATGTCCGACGACATCTGGGCTCAGATCGGCTGGGCCGGCCGGGAAACACTGGGCGATCTGGCGCACGGGTTCTTCTACGCTCAGCGCACCGCCGACAATCGCGTCGCGATCGGCGGTCGGGCGGTCCCGTACCGTTACGCCTCCCGCATCGACCACGACGGTTCGGTCGGAGCCGACACCATCGCCTACCTGACCCGGGTGCTGAACGCCGCGCTGCCGCAGACCCGCGGGGTGCCGATCGCCCACGGCTGGTGCGGAGTGCTGGGCGTTCCCCGCGACTGGTCGGCCGGTGTCAGCCTGGATCCCGTCACCGGGCTCGGCGAGGCGGGCGGCTACGTCGGACACGGTGTGACAGCGACGAACCTGGCCGGCCGTACGCTGACCGACCTGGTGCTCAAGCGGTCGACCCCGTTGACCGACCTGCCGTGGGTCGGCCACCGCTCGGCCACCTGGGAGCCCGAGCCACTGCGCTGGCTGGGTGTTCGTGGCATGTACACGGCCTACAAGCTGGCCGACCGGCACGAGGCCGGCGGACGGTCTTCGACGTCGCCGATCGCTGTGATTGCGGATGCGATCGCTCGGCGGCCGTAG
- a CDS encoding methyltransferase domain-containing protein: MTVIDIGSQDVNGSLREVTPANFKYIGVDMVAGKGVDIVLDDPYTLSLESESADAIICSSCFEHSEMFWLLFLEIMRVLKPTGLFYLNAPSNGAFHRYPVDCWRFYPDSGNALVAWGRRNGINPVLLESYISGRDRDGFNDFVAVFLKDEGHADLYPSRVTSTFADFDNGISHGSPYISNFGEHPKNTMGRLISLANAELARRGLRVGRRGSANDIRV, from the coding sequence GTGACTGTTATAGACATCGGATCACAAGATGTCAACGGGTCACTCCGTGAAGTGACGCCTGCAAATTTCAAATATATTGGTGTTGACATGGTCGCGGGTAAGGGGGTCGATATTGTTCTTGACGATCCATACACGCTGTCGTTGGAATCCGAGAGCGCCGATGCAATAATCTGCAGTTCATGCTTCGAACACTCTGAGATGTTCTGGTTGCTTTTCCTCGAGATAATGAGGGTCCTCAAGCCCACCGGGCTCTTTTATTTGAACGCGCCGTCAAACGGTGCTTTCCATAGGTATCCCGTTGACTGCTGGCGGTTCTACCCTGATAGCGGTAATGCGCTAGTAGCCTGGGGTCGCCGGAACGGCATCAACCCGGTCCTGCTTGAATCGTATATAAGTGGACGGGATAGGGACGGCTTCAACGACTTCGTCGCAGTCTTCCTAAAAGATGAGGGACATGCTGATCTCTATCCAAGCAGAGTGACCTCGACATTCGCCGATTTTGACAACGGCATTTCACACGGTAGCCCATACATATCTAATTTCGGGGAACATCCCAAGAATACTATGGGGCGGCTTATTAGTTTGGCCAACGCCGAGCTGGCGCGAAGAGGTTTGAGGGTCGGTCGGCGGGGGTCGGCCAATGATATTCGGGTATAG
- a CDS encoding glycosyltransferase, which translates to MVKKKCLVTIPAYGRNELTHAVLGDVMAESDLVDLLIIDNGGHYEAVAGEWVKRPGRNLGWAGASNLGFRTAFHRNYEYALTLNNDTRLSPGFFAGLLDTRLPKDLGLVAPVYNDWWATQASTYAGAVSDYEPLDYYRRVPMVDGTAMMISANAWETVGGLDERTFGRFAWGSDIDLSMRVAAAGFGIYATERSFLHHEGMVSAAESVGRRRYFFRAHRDCERALRRLYGRAAMRALRKSLPERTPLATPEPSVKPGFSPTHSDSPGLRAR; encoded by the coding sequence ATGGTCAAGAAAAAGTGCTTGGTGACGATTCCTGCGTACGGACGCAACGAGCTCACGCACGCAGTACTGGGCGACGTCATGGCCGAGTCCGATCTCGTGGATCTGTTGATCATCGATAACGGCGGCCACTACGAGGCGGTAGCTGGCGAGTGGGTGAAGCGTCCGGGCCGAAACCTCGGTTGGGCCGGCGCGTCGAACCTGGGATTTCGTACCGCGTTCCATCGCAACTACGAATATGCGCTCACGTTGAACAACGACACGCGCCTGTCGCCGGGCTTCTTCGCTGGTTTGCTCGACACCAGGTTGCCCAAAGACCTAGGACTTGTCGCACCCGTATATAACGACTGGTGGGCGACTCAAGCCTCGACCTACGCAGGCGCGGTCAGCGACTACGAACCACTGGACTACTACCGACGGGTTCCGATGGTCGACGGCACGGCCATGATGATATCGGCGAATGCCTGGGAGACCGTCGGCGGTCTCGACGAGCGCACGTTTGGCCGCTTCGCCTGGGGGTCGGACATCGACTTGTCGATGCGTGTCGCCGCCGCGGGTTTCGGGATCTATGCGACGGAGCGCTCATTTCTCCACCATGAAGGCATGGTCAGCGCAGCCGAGTCAGTTGGCAGGAGGCGTTACTTTTTCAGGGCCCATCGCGACTGTGAGAGGGCTTTACGTCGTCTCTACGGCCGAGCGGCGATGCGCGCACTCAGGAAGTCGCTGCCGGAGCGGACACCGCTCGCGACTCCCGAACCATCAGTCAAGCCCGGCTTTTCGCCGACCCATTCGGATAGTCCGGGTTTGCGCGCCCGATAG
- a CDS encoding DUF427 domain-containing protein, whose protein sequence is MSTREIREPTAAHPITITPTGGRVQVRVNGELVADTQSALGLAESTYPIVQYIPLGDVDPAVLTCTDTRTYCPYKGEASYYSVTAGGATVEDAIWTYEQPYPAVAAIAGHVAFYPNKADISVVPD, encoded by the coding sequence ATGAGTACACGTGAGATCAGAGAGCCCACCGCCGCCCACCCGATCACGATCACGCCGACTGGTGGCCGGGTGCAGGTGCGGGTCAACGGCGAACTTGTCGCCGACACCCAATCTGCCCTCGGCCTTGCCGAATCCACCTACCCGATAGTCCAGTACATCCCGCTCGGCGACGTCGATCCAGCTGTGCTGACCTGCACCGACACCCGGACGTACTGCCCATACAAGGGGGAGGCGAGCTACTACAGCGTCACCGCCGGAGGTGCCACGGTCGAGGACGCGATCTGGACTTACGAGCAGCCGTATCCGGCGGTCGCCGCGATCGCCGGGCATGTGGCGTTCTATCCGAACAAAGCCGACATCAGCGTCGTGCCAGACTGA